The following are from one region of the Phormidium sp. PBR-2020 genome:
- a CDS encoding DEAD/DEAH box helicase, translated as MTSVTPEQTSAPETNSDSQTPIDDTPGNFESFNLRPEILEGIQEAGFRVPSPIQEQAIPVILQGRDAIARAQTGTGKTAAFGLPALNSVHRDSSEGVQVLVIVPTRELASQVSDELYRLGRCAGIRTVAVYGGQSIDRQVSLIRRGAQVVTATPGRLLDHLKSNRLKDFSPSIVILDEADEMLDMGFLDDIEEIFTYLPKERQTLLFSATLPSAIRQLSKKILTDPLSIDVTPKDSTINTDISQRYYVLEEREREEALVRLIDTEAPNKALIFCRTKKETDMLCTTLVSRGYAASSLHGDMQQRQRNEAIESFKRGRIDLLIATDVAARGLDINDVTHVFNYHIPFDSDSYVHRIGRTGRAGRKGTAITLVTPLEFKKLTRIMHVAGSPMVYGEVPTIGEAKQQYQVELASKLQHQHIQEEAAELLQRLEEEVDINQIACKALSMLLEQQPVGGPSRIGFSVQEVENLLHRSKRRKGGPRKRRNNNYRPRRTNRR; from the coding sequence ATGACATCTGTAACTCCCGAACAAACATCCGCTCCCGAAACCAACTCCGATTCCCAGACCCCTATCGACGATACCCCAGGTAACTTCGAGTCCTTTAACCTCCGCCCGGAAATCCTCGAAGGGATTCAAGAGGCCGGCTTCCGTGTTCCGAGCCCGATTCAAGAACAAGCCATTCCCGTGATCCTCCAAGGACGCGATGCGATCGCCCGCGCCCAAACCGGGACGGGGAAAACGGCGGCTTTTGGACTCCCGGCGCTAAATTCTGTTCATCGCGATAGCAGCGAAGGGGTGCAAGTCCTCGTGATTGTGCCCACCCGCGAGTTAGCCTCCCAAGTCAGTGACGAACTCTATCGCCTCGGCCGCTGTGCCGGTATTCGCACCGTTGCGGTCTATGGCGGACAATCCATTGACCGCCAAGTGTCCCTCATTCGTCGTGGCGCTCAGGTCGTCACCGCGACCCCCGGCCGCCTACTCGACCACCTCAAATCCAATCGTCTCAAGGACTTCTCCCCCTCCATCGTCATCCTCGATGAAGCGGACGAGATGTTGGATATGGGCTTCCTCGATGACATTGAGGAAATCTTCACCTATTTACCGAAAGAGCGACAAACCCTGCTCTTTTCGGCCACCCTTCCCTCGGCGATTCGTCAATTATCGAAGAAGATCCTTACCGATCCCCTCTCGATTGACGTCACCCCCAAAGACTCAACCATCAATACCGATATCAGCCAGCGCTACTATGTGCTTGAAGAACGGGAACGGGAAGAAGCCTTAGTGCGCCTGATCGATACAGAAGCCCCCAATAAGGCTTTGATCTTCTGTCGCACCAAGAAAGAGACGGATATGCTTTGCACCACCCTCGTCTCGCGAGGCTATGCGGCCAGTTCCCTCCATGGGGATATGCAGCAGCGACAACGCAATGAAGCCATTGAAAGCTTCAAGCGAGGACGCATCGACTTACTCATCGCCACCGATGTCGCCGCCCGAGGGTTGGATATCAACGACGTGACCCACGTCTTTAACTATCACATTCCCTTCGACTCCGATAGCTACGTTCACCGCATTGGCCGGACTGGACGGGCCGGACGCAAGGGAACCGCCATTACCCTCGTCACCCCCCTAGAGTTCAAGAAACTCACCCGGATTATGCACGTTGCCGGTTCGCCGATGGTGTATGGCGAAGTTCCCACCATTGGCGAAGCCAAACAACAATATCAGGTGGAACTGGCCTCGAAGTTGCAACATCAACATATTCAGGAAGAAGCGGCCGAGTTGCTACAACGACTTGAAGAAGAAGTTGATATCAATCAGATTGCCTGCAAGGCCCTGTCGATGCTGCTTGAACAGCAACCAGTGGGTGGCCCCAGTCGCATTGGCTTCAGCGTTCAGGAAGTGGAAAACCTTCTACACCGCTCCAAGCGTCGTAAAGGCGGTCCCCGCAAACGCCGCAACAACAACTACCGTCCCCGCCGGACGAATCGCCGTTAG
- a CDS encoding histidine kinase: MSITCHILVEQNPGLLYVSRNGAPEKVLPKLERFLLKFWDERETAGEHRHTPECLLAQVTVRFGFESCEDDFSNLRLGLNYDPDVDYLYRIALDKTVTVWAPEPRYRQKPQLGLEGCQQIKELSFQAV; the protein is encoded by the coding sequence ATGAGCATCACCTGTCATATTCTCGTCGAGCAAAATCCCGGACTTCTCTATGTCAGCCGTAACGGCGCTCCCGAGAAAGTCTTACCCAAACTCGAACGATTTCTGCTCAAGTTTTGGGATGAGCGAGAAACCGCCGGTGAACACCGCCACACCCCGGAATGTTTACTCGCTCAAGTGACCGTGCGTTTTGGCTTTGAGAGTTGTGAGGATGACTTTTCCAATTTACGCCTCGGGCTCAACTATGATCCCGATGTAGATTATCTCTATCGCATTGCCCTCGATAAAACCGTCACCGTCTGGGCCCCAGAACCTCGTTATCGCCAGAAGCCGCAACTGGGACTCGAAGGCTGTCAACAGATTAAGGAATTGTCCTTTCAAGCGGTTTAG
- a CDS encoding Coenzyme F420 hydrogenase/dehydrogenase, beta subunit C-terminal domain, giving the protein MTAVNSPTPSSSSPSSSTQPGHYKAKGLKPGGPRPAKALCSECGLCDTHYIHYVKEACAFINQQFEALEDQIHGRSRQLDDEAETYFGVHQSMTAARKKDPIEGAQWTGIVSSIACEMLNSGKVEGVVCVQNSPDDRFQPMPIIARTPEEVLAARVNKPTLSPNLSVLEQVEQSGLKRLLVIGVGCQIQALRAVQDKLGLEKLYVLGTPCVDNVTRAGLQKFLETTSRSPETVVHYEFMQDFRVHFKHEDGSIEKVPFFGLNTKELKDVFAPSCMSCFDYVNGLADLVVGYMGAPFGWQWILVRNDIGQEMLDLVQSQLETQPVSSRGDRRQAVQQSIPAYDKGVTLPMWAAQLMGVVIERVGPKGLEYARFSIDSHFTRNYLYVQRNYPEKLEHHVPEFAKRIVGQYKLPE; this is encoded by the coding sequence ATGACTGCGGTGAACTCCCCCACCCCCTCCTCTTCTTCCCCCTCCTCCTCGACGCAGCCGGGCCATTACAAAGCGAAAGGACTTAAACCTGGTGGCCCACGTCCCGCCAAAGCCCTCTGTAGTGAATGTGGTCTGTGTGACACCCATTACATCCATTATGTGAAAGAGGCCTGCGCCTTTATCAATCAGCAATTTGAGGCGCTCGAAGACCAGATTCATGGGCGATCGCGCCAGCTAGACGACGAGGCGGAAACCTACTTCGGGGTTCACCAATCCATGACCGCCGCCCGCAAAAAAGACCCCATTGAGGGAGCGCAATGGACGGGAATTGTCAGCAGTATTGCCTGTGAGATGTTGAACTCAGGCAAAGTCGAAGGGGTCGTTTGTGTACAAAACTCCCCCGATGATCGCTTCCAACCCATGCCCATCATCGCCCGCACCCCCGAGGAGGTGTTAGCGGCCCGAGTCAATAAACCCACCCTGTCGCCGAACCTCTCGGTCCTCGAACAGGTAGAACAGTCCGGCCTCAAACGGCTGCTGGTGATTGGTGTCGGCTGTCAAATCCAAGCCCTGCGAGCGGTTCAGGATAAACTGGGCTTAGAAAAACTCTATGTCCTCGGCACTCCCTGCGTCGATAACGTCACCCGGGCCGGCTTACAGAAATTCCTCGAAACCACCAGTCGCTCCCCCGAAACGGTCGTGCATTATGAGTTTATGCAGGATTTTCGGGTGCATTTCAAACATGAGGATGGCTCAATTGAGAAAGTGCCTTTCTTTGGCTTAAATACCAAGGAACTCAAGGATGTTTTTGCCCCCTCCTGCATGAGTTGTTTTGACTATGTCAATGGCTTAGCGGATTTAGTGGTGGGCTATATGGGGGCCCCCTTCGGCTGGCAATGGATTCTGGTGCGTAATGACATCGGTCAGGAAATGTTAGATTTGGTGCAGTCCCAGTTAGAGACGCAACCGGTGTCCTCGCGGGGCGATCGCCGTCAAGCGGTTCAACAGAGTATTCCCGCCTATGACAAAGGCGTAACCCTGCCCATGTGGGCCGCACAACTAATGGGAGTGGTCATTGAGCGTGTGGGGCCGAAAGGGCTAGAATATGCCCGGTTTTCCATTGACTCTCACTTTACCCGCAATTATCTCTATGTCCAACGGAACTATCCCGAGAAACTTGAGCATCATGTGCCAGAGTTTGCCAAACGCATTGTTGGACAGTATAAACTGCCTGAGTAA
- a CDS encoding YvcK family protein, which yields MKHTIRDLKRVSRSRTPYRAKQWFKWLSPGLSLKRWLVVSATGMVLALLGIAIWTKLTPVYYLLQFVEVALTTIATRIPNYISGPLVVISGILLLLWGQTRTMGSIHDALKPEDNGELIDALMERRRLHRGPHIVALGGGTGLSTLLRGLKTYSANITAVVTVADDGGSSGRLRREIGVLPPGDIRNCLAALADEETLLAELFQYRFQGGTGLTGHSFGNLFLAAMADITGDLEQAVVASSQVLAVRGEVLPATLTDVTLWAELADGRRIQGESSIAEARGKIMRVGCLPEKPVPLPRVLEAIAQAEVIVIGPGSLYTSVIPNLLVPDIVEAIANSSAQRIYVCNIMTEPGETDGYTVSDHILAIDRACGDRRLFDGVVVQKTKPSARALIRYAQKQSHPVDLDLDVVERLGRQVILANIMSEDPQSGMVRHDSLKLARTLAQQFSGKR from the coding sequence ATGAAACACACAATCCGCGATCTCAAACGAGTCTCCCGAAGTCGAACCCCTTATCGTGCCAAACAATGGTTTAAGTGGCTCTCTCCGGGGCTGTCGTTAAAGCGATGGTTAGTAGTGAGTGCAACGGGAATGGTTTTGGCGTTATTGGGGATCGCCATCTGGACAAAGCTCACCCCCGTCTATTACCTCTTGCAGTTTGTGGAAGTGGCTCTAACCACCATTGCCACTCGGATTCCCAACTATATCAGCGGCCCCCTCGTCGTGATTAGCGGCATCTTACTGCTGCTTTGGGGACAAACACGGACCATGGGATCGATTCATGATGCCCTGAAACCCGAAGATAACGGGGAGTTAATTGATGCCCTCATGGAACGGCGGCGACTCCATCGCGGACCGCACATTGTGGCCCTGGGGGGCGGAACTGGGTTATCAACCCTATTGCGGGGTCTCAAAACCTACAGTGCCAACATTACCGCTGTGGTCACCGTTGCCGATGATGGGGGGTCTTCGGGGCGTTTACGGCGAGAAATTGGTGTGTTGCCTCCCGGAGACATTCGCAACTGTTTAGCCGCCTTGGCGGACGAGGAAACCCTCTTAGCGGAGTTATTTCAATATCGCTTCCAGGGGGGGACGGGGCTGACGGGCCATAGTTTTGGCAATCTGTTTTTAGCGGCTATGGCCGATATTACTGGAGATTTAGAACAGGCGGTGGTGGCCAGTTCCCAGGTGTTGGCGGTACGGGGGGAAGTGTTACCGGCCACCCTGACGGATGTCACCCTCTGGGCCGAGTTAGCCGATGGCCGCCGTATTCAGGGAGAGTCCAGTATTGCCGAAGCGCGGGGCAAAATCATGCGGGTGGGTTGTCTGCCAGAGAAGCCGGTTCCTCTACCTCGGGTGCTAGAGGCGATCGCCCAAGCGGAGGTGATTGTAATTGGGCCAGGGAGTTTATACACCAGTGTCATTCCCAATTTGCTGGTTCCTGATATTGTCGAGGCGATCGCCAACTCGTCGGCCCAGCGGATTTATGTCTGCAACATCATGACGGAACCGGGGGAAACCGACGGCTATACCGTCTCCGATCATATCCTCGCCATTGATCGCGCCTGCGGCGATCGCCGTCTTTTCGATGGGGTGGTGGTTCAGAAAACTAAACCCTCGGCCCGGGCCCTAATTCGCTATGCGCAAAAACAATCCCACCCGGTGGACTTAGATTTAGACGTGGTGGAACGACTGGGGCGACAGGTGATTTTAGCTAATATCATGAGCGAAGATCCCCAATCAGGCATGGTTCGTCATGATTCCCTAAAACTCGCCCGCACCCTGGCCCAGCAGTTTTCCGGTAAACGTTGA
- a CDS encoding ABC transporter ATP-binding protein, with translation MALLDHNGDRNCPPEPIVELKGISKSFGNTVILDQVDLTIYPGDALGIIGPSGTGKSTILRLIAGLMPPDSGEIYIKGQLRQGLIEDNSDPIGIGMVFQQAALFDSLTVDENVGFSLYQHSKLPHSQIRKLVEESLERVGLGGSADLYPAQLSGGMRKRVSFARAIIAHPDDPSHASEILLYDEPTAGLDPIASTVVEDLIRDLHVGQKHCSCSTYVMVTHQESTIRRTTDRVIFLYRGKVQWEGNVRELDHTDHPLIRQFRTGSIEGPIRAVG, from the coding sequence ATGGCGCTTCTGGATCACAACGGCGATCGCAATTGTCCCCCAGAACCGATCGTTGAACTAAAAGGCATCTCTAAGTCCTTCGGTAACACGGTGATCCTCGATCAGGTGGACCTAACGATTTACCCTGGGGATGCTTTGGGGATTATCGGGCCCTCGGGAACGGGAAAGTCAACCATTCTCCGATTGATTGCTGGCTTAATGCCACCGGATTCAGGGGAGATCTACATTAAAGGCCAGTTGCGTCAAGGTTTGATTGAGGATAACTCGGATCCCATCGGCATTGGCATGGTGTTTCAACAGGCGGCTCTGTTTGACTCCCTGACGGTTGATGAAAATGTCGGCTTTTCTCTGTATCAACATTCCAAACTGCCTCATTCACAGATTCGTAAGCTCGTCGAGGAAAGTCTCGAACGGGTGGGACTTGGGGGAAGTGCCGATCTCTATCCGGCCCAACTGTCAGGGGGGATGCGTAAACGAGTCAGTTTTGCCCGGGCCATTATCGCTCACCCCGATGATCCCAGCCACGCTTCTGAGATTTTGCTCTATGATGAACCCACAGCCGGCCTCGATCCCATCGCCTCGACCGTGGTTGAAGATTTGATTCGGGATCTCCATGTCGGTCAAAAACACTGTAGTTGTAGCACCTATGTCATGGTGACTCATCAAGAGAGTACAATTCGCCGCACCACAGATCGGGTGATTTTTCTCTATCGCGGCAAAGTCCAGTGGGAAGGCAATGTTCGGGAACTCGATCACACGGACCATCCCTTGATTCGACAGTTTCGCACCGGTAGTATTGAGGGGCCGATCCGGGCGGTGGGGTGA
- a CDS encoding MCE family protein translates to MRSRTLREGSLGLFILLGLGLFGVLSFWLRGVTLGRQTYEFVVEFEDALGMQAGAPVRYRGVRVGRLVDVVPGTNGVDAKVEILSGDLKIPRPPYVEANQVGFIGETTIDILAPDQPLPQVRDLAVPRDSDCDPQVIICHGDRVLGRVGISFEKLTRASTEFTESFSDPELLEAIQRLLENTAQASEDIAGLARNVSEMTMFFQEELGVLSDSALVTTETLTRTAQEFGTTAETFNQTAVELNRLTATANQLVEDNRTSLVMTLDNLNVMSRELRLAASGITPLLQQSDRTLSLVNENLSQLEQANLIADLQVLVNNATVLSENAAVASQNLRDVSEAVNDPANLMLLQETLSSARSTFENVEKITADLDDLTGDPQLRENLRRLINGLSGLVSLSDQLEQDTQLAQALAVLDEQRKQLEAAEQERLQKRQLQPPARSEDPNVKTGYD, encoded by the coding sequence ATGCGATCGCGGACGCTTCGAGAAGGCTCATTGGGCCTGTTTATTCTTCTGGGTTTGGGACTCTTTGGCGTCCTGTCCTTTTGGCTGCGAGGGGTGACGTTGGGACGACAAACCTATGAGTTTGTGGTGGAGTTTGAGGATGCGTTGGGAATGCAGGCTGGGGCCCCGGTTCGCTATCGTGGTGTCCGGGTGGGACGCTTGGTGGATGTGGTTCCGGGAACCAATGGGGTGGATGCGAAGGTCGAAATTCTCTCGGGAGATCTCAAAATCCCCCGTCCTCCCTATGTTGAAGCTAATCAAGTGGGCTTTATTGGGGAGACGACGATTGATATCCTGGCCCCGGATCAGCCTCTACCTCAGGTCCGGGATTTAGCCGTTCCTCGGGATTCGGACTGCGATCCTCAGGTGATTATCTGTCATGGCGATCGCGTTTTAGGTCGGGTAGGGATCAGTTTTGAGAAACTCACTCGCGCCTCAACCGAGTTTACGGAATCGTTTAGTGATCCTGAGTTATTAGAGGCGATCCAACGTCTGCTCGAAAATACGGCGCAAGCGAGTGAAGATATTGCTGGGTTGGCCCGCAATGTTTCGGAAATGACGATGTTTTTTCAGGAAGAGTTGGGGGTTTTATCGGATTCGGCCCTGGTGACGACGGAAACGTTAACCCGCACGGCGCAGGAGTTTGGCACAACTGCCGAGACGTTTAATCAGACGGCGGTGGAGTTAAACCGCTTGACGGCGACGGCGAATCAGTTGGTGGAGGATAATCGCACCAGTTTGGTGATGACTCTGGATAATTTGAATGTGATGAGTCGGGAGTTGCGCTTGGCGGCGAGTGGGATCACGCCTTTGTTGCAGCAGAGCGATCGCACGTTAAGTCTGGTGAATGAGAATTTGTCCCAGTTGGAACAGGCGAATTTGATTGCGGATTTACAGGTGTTGGTGAATAATGCCACGGTGTTATCGGAAAATGCGGCGGTGGCGTCGCAAAATCTCCGGGATGTCTCGGAAGCGGTGAATGATCCGGCGAATCTGATGCTGTTGCAAGAAACCCTCTCGTCTGCGCGATCGACCTTTGAGAATGTGGAGAAGATTACGGCGGATTTGGATGATCTCACGGGAGATCCTCAACTTCGGGAAAATCTGCGGCGGCTGATTAATGGCTTAAGTGGTTTGGTGTCTCTGAGTGATCAACTCGAACAAGATACCCAACTGGCTCAGGCCCTGGCGGTTCTCGATGAACAGCGCAAACAACTCGAAGCGGCTGAACAAGAGCGTTTACAAAAACGCCAGCTTCAGCCCCCAGCTAGGTCGGAAGACCCCAACGTCAAGACCGGCTATGATTGA
- the rimM gene encoding ribosome maturation factor RimM: MVEPQQEQAWLEIGRIVAPQGVRGAMRVYPNSDFPERFLEPGQRWLRRKGDREPEVVELLRGRDLPGKGLYVIELEGIGSREAAEALRDAVLLVPEGDRPPLESGEFHVQDLLGLEVFHHQTGQRLGVTVDVFSAGNDLLQVQLDEALLPQEEESVKPKSKKKRPKPPSPPTVFVPFVEAIVPVVDLENQRLEVDPPAGLLDIIN; this comes from the coding sequence ATGGTAGAACCGCAACAGGAACAGGCTTGGTTGGAAATTGGTCGCATTGTGGCGCCTCAGGGGGTGCGCGGGGCGATGCGGGTCTATCCCAATTCCGATTTCCCTGAACGCTTCTTAGAGCCGGGACAACGCTGGCTGCGGCGTAAGGGCGATCGCGAGCCTGAAGTGGTTGAACTGCTCAGAGGACGGGATTTACCCGGAAAGGGCCTGTATGTGATTGAACTGGAGGGAATCGGCAGTCGTGAGGCGGCCGAAGCTCTGCGTGATGCGGTGTTATTGGTTCCCGAGGGCGATCGCCCCCCGTTGGAGTCGGGAGAGTTCCATGTTCAGGATTTGTTAGGCTTAGAAGTGTTCCATCACCAGACGGGCCAACGGCTTGGGGTGACGGTGGATGTGTTCTCGGCGGGCAATGACTTGTTACAAGTTCAGTTAGATGAGGCGCTCTTACCACAAGAAGAAGAATCCGTCAAGCCTAAATCCAAGAAAAAACGCCCCAAGCCTCCCTCACCGCCAACGGTGTTTGTGCCGTTTGTCGAGGCGATCGTGCCGGTGGTGGATTTAGAGAACCAGCGCCTGGAGGTTGATCCCCCAGCGGGACTCTTGGATATCATCAACTAG
- a CDS encoding cation diffusion facilitator family transporter gives MRQFTPRPCPCCTPIDSGTPIETLQLAIALVLGFSVVEWLTGQFSHSLSLLADSGHMLTDAIALSLALWATWRVRRGHPGGRTESGVAIINGLSLLVMAGLVLWEALRHLAHPPEELLSLPVLGVALLGLIINTSSAKLLHQGSQSNLNLEGAFLHAIADAMGSVGVIVAALMAYILGWHWVDTAIGMAIATFITISAIPLLIKAVAQWRTPVKAVQETAGLLELGQTPLIGNLESASPQARRSPSTPSNSYSCQYLKPQPQQGPSGPLSRRRNVKIR, from the coding sequence ATGCGACAATTTACTCCTCGTCCCTGTCCCTGTTGTACCCCCATTGACTCAGGAACCCCCATCGAAACCCTACAACTGGCGATCGCCCTGGTGTTGGGTTTCTCGGTGGTGGAATGGCTCACAGGGCAGTTTAGCCATAGCCTCTCCCTCCTGGCGGACTCCGGGCATATGCTCACCGATGCGATCGCCCTCAGCTTAGCCTTATGGGCCACCTGGCGGGTACGACGGGGACATCCAGGGGGACGTACCGAAAGTGGTGTTGCCATTATCAATGGTCTCTCCTTGTTGGTGATGGCAGGATTAGTGCTGTGGGAAGCCCTACGCCATCTGGCCCATCCCCCCGAAGAATTATTGAGTTTGCCCGTGTTGGGAGTGGCCCTGTTGGGTCTGATTATCAACACCAGTAGCGCCAAACTCCTCCATCAAGGCAGTCAGAGTAACCTGAATCTCGAAGGGGCCTTTCTCCATGCCATCGCCGATGCCATGGGGTCTGTGGGCGTTATTGTGGCGGCCTTAATGGCTTATATTTTGGGTTGGCATTGGGTGGATACCGCCATTGGGATGGCGATCGCCACATTTATCACCATCAGCGCTATTCCCCTGTTAATTAAAGCCGTTGCACAGTGGCGAACTCCCGTCAAGGCTGTACAAGAGACAGCCGGTTTGTTAGAACTAGGCCAGACTCCTCTCATCGGTAACCTAGAATCAGCCTCCCCCCAAGCCCGGCGATCGCCCTCAACTCCCTCAAATTCCTACTCTTGCCAATATCTGAAACCGCAGCCGCAACAGGGCCCCAGCGGTCCCTTGAGTCGCAGACGAAATGTCAAAATCCGTTGA